One stretch of Lysobacter sp. KIS68-7 DNA includes these proteins:
- a CDS encoding VOC family protein, whose product MRLLVNIDVPDLASAEAFYTAAFGLRRGRRFGDDALELIGGEVPLYLLHKNAGTIGAGAAARDYLRHWTPVHIDVVVDDFDEALIRAVAAGAIQEGAVREAGWGRIVQLADPFGHGWCLLQFHGRGYDEIATQ is encoded by the coding sequence ATGCGACTGCTGGTCAACATCGACGTGCCGGACCTTGCGAGCGCCGAGGCGTTCTACACCGCCGCCTTCGGCCTGCGCCGCGGACGTCGCTTCGGCGACGACGCGCTGGAACTGATCGGCGGCGAAGTCCCGCTCTACCTGTTGCACAAGAACGCCGGCACGATCGGCGCAGGGGCCGCCGCGCGCGACTACCTGCGGCATTGGACGCCGGTGCACATCGATGTCGTCGTCGACGATTTCGATGAAGCCCTGATCCGCGCCGTCGCCGCCGGCGCGATCCAGGAAGGCGCGGTGCGCGAAGCCGGCTGGGGCCGCATCGTGCAGCTCGCCGATCCCTTCGGGCATGGCTGGTGCCTGCTGCAATTCCATGGCCGCGGTTACGACGAGATCGCCACGCAATGA
- a CDS encoding cupin domain-containing protein, which yields MKRKTTQSTLPFEVDASRFPLLGMPPDVFLRDYWQKRPLLIRNAFPGFVSPIEPEDLAGLACEEAALSRLIAHDRAGDSWMVRHGPFEESLFPQLGDHDWTLLVQDVDKWDADVAALLPAFDFLPRWRIDDIMVSFASTGGSVGAHVDQYDVFLLQAQGHRRWQIDASPSPSLEFRNDVDLKLLREFHPTHDWVLGPGDMLYLPPGVPHHGVAEDPCLTFSVGMRAPSTAELLGDFVDTLAADADESLRYADPDLAVPADPNEIDAAAMERVVAALNALRMNDPDRLGDWFARFATLYRAAGEVAPAESMPSRIELEWDFGRGARLVRHPWSRAAWRRASKGARLFVSGLGFTLPARDAQRLAAAAELNGALYTSLSQAGRDAVFALMEAGHYQMLMDEDE from the coding sequence ATGAAGCGCAAGACCACCCAATCCACGTTGCCGTTCGAGGTCGACGCCTCGCGGTTCCCGCTGCTGGGCATGCCGCCCGACGTCTTCCTGCGCGATTACTGGCAGAAGCGCCCGTTGCTGATCCGCAATGCGTTCCCGGGATTCGTTTCGCCGATCGAACCGGAGGACCTCGCGGGCCTGGCCTGCGAGGAGGCCGCGCTCTCGCGCCTGATCGCGCATGACCGCGCGGGCGATTCGTGGATGGTGCGCCACGGCCCGTTCGAGGAATCGCTGTTCCCGCAACTCGGCGACCACGACTGGACGCTGCTCGTGCAGGACGTCGACAAATGGGACGCCGACGTCGCCGCCTTGCTGCCCGCCTTCGACTTCCTGCCGCGCTGGCGCATCGACGACATCATGGTGTCGTTCGCCTCCACGGGCGGTTCGGTCGGCGCGCATGTCGACCAGTACGACGTGTTCCTGTTGCAGGCGCAGGGCCATCGTCGTTGGCAGATCGATGCATCGCCCTCGCCTTCGCTCGAATTCCGCAACGATGTCGACCTGAAGCTCCTGCGCGAATTCCACCCGACGCACGACTGGGTCCTCGGCCCCGGCGACATGCTCTACCTCCCGCCCGGCGTGCCGCACCACGGCGTGGCCGAGGATCCCTGCCTCACCTTCTCGGTGGGCATGCGCGCGCCGTCGACGGCCGAACTGCTCGGCGATTTCGTCGACACGCTGGCCGCCGATGCGGACGAATCGCTGCGCTACGCCGACCCTGACCTCGCCGTGCCCGCCGATCCCAACGAAATCGACGCGGCCGCGATGGAACGCGTCGTCGCGGCACTCAACGCCCTGCGCATGAACGACCCCGATCGCCTCGGCGATTGGTTCGCCCGTTTCGCCACGCTCTACCGCGCCGCCGGCGAAGTCGCCCCCGCCGAATCCATGCCCTCGCGCATCGAACTGGAATGGGATTTCGGCCGCGGCGCGCGCCTGGTGCGCCATCCGTGGTCGCGCGCCGCATGGCGCCGCGCTTCCAAGGGTGCGCGCCTGTTCGTCAGCGGCCTTGGCTTCACGTTGCCTGCACGCGACGCGCAGAGGTTGGCCGCCGCGGCCGAACTGAATGGCGCGCTCTACACATCTCTGTCACAGGCCGGACGCGATGCCGTTTTCGCGTTGATGGAAGCAGGCCACTACCAGATGCTCATGGACGAGGACGAATGA
- a CDS encoding GNAT family N-acetyltransferase, translated as MIDTNQPFRVEAVGDYLLALPELRTVRETVFVDEQKVPIEEEWDALDPQCVHVIARAFDGNAIGTGRLTPEHKIGRMAVLPPWRGKGVGDALLLALIEEAQERGWREVCLNAQVSAIDFYVRHGFHPYGERFWEAGIEHQAMRRDLTGPKAVDDRDTAIATVVSLLDASRRGLWLYSRDLDPGLFDAPGVVDAFRRFATAGRGNEIRVILQDAEAPQRKNSPLLTLAQRLPTVFQFREVEDPVDRAYPSAYITTDAGGYYFRTLGHRFDGEADLHSPGRARQLRGAFMAVWERARPVTEYRALGI; from the coding sequence ATGATCGACACCAACCAGCCCTTCCGTGTCGAAGCCGTCGGCGATTACCTCCTTGCGCTGCCCGAACTGCGCACGGTGCGCGAGACCGTGTTCGTCGACGAACAGAAGGTCCCCATCGAAGAGGAATGGGACGCGCTGGATCCGCAGTGCGTCCACGTCATCGCGCGCGCCTTCGACGGCAACGCCATCGGCACCGGGCGCCTCACGCCCGAACACAAGATCGGCCGCATGGCCGTGCTGCCGCCCTGGCGCGGCAAGGGCGTGGGCGATGCCTTGCTGCTCGCGCTGATCGAAGAGGCGCAGGAGCGCGGCTGGCGCGAGGTGTGCCTCAACGCGCAGGTCTCGGCGATCGACTTCTACGTGCGCCACGGCTTCCACCCCTATGGCGAACGCTTCTGGGAAGCGGGCATCGAACACCAGGCCATGCGCCGCGACCTCACCGGCCCGAAGGCCGTGGACGACCGCGACACCGCCATCGCCACCGTGGTCTCGCTGCTCGATGCCTCGCGCCGGGGCCTGTGGCTCTACTCCCGCGACCTCGACCCGGGCCTGTTCGACGCCCCGGGCGTCGTCGATGCCTTCCGCCGCTTCGCCACCGCCGGCCGCGGCAACGAGATCCGCGTGATCCTGCAGGATGCCGAGGCCCCGCAGCGCAAGAACTCGCCGCTGCTGACCCTCGCCCAGCGCCTGCCCACCGTCTTCCAGTTCCGCGAAGTGGAAGACCCGGTCGACCGCGCCTACCCCTCGGCCTACATCACCACCGACGCCGGCGGCTATTACTTCCGCACCCTCGGCCACCGTTTCGACGGCGAAGCCGACCTGCATTCGCCGGGCCGCGCGCGCCAGTTGCGCGGGGCTTTCATGGCCGTCTGGGAGCGCGCACGCCCGGTCACCGAGTACCGGGCGTTGGGGATTTGA